One segment of Panicum virgatum strain AP13 chromosome 3K, P.virgatum_v5, whole genome shotgun sequence DNA contains the following:
- the LOC120696914 gene encoding syntaxin-related protein KNOLLE-like has product MNDLMTDSFVAAAAKAQHAGAPASSAGGGDPELRAFLAEADAAKAEMAALRDELSRLRTAHEASRNAVAVGSGGGRAATQAALVQLLGSARRLRARLASMDRRAPGPAVQAAAGLRGRVRDLTGDVQALRRQVSAERREDAARRYLAVAGDAPTEEQLDRLLANADDSDAAMRAALLSAPAAVAEEQQEAAREVAEVERGLLELQHVFLDMAALVEAQGAPLDDIERHVAAAAGDVGAAEAELREARRLQGEARRRRVFLASGLAALLLIAVAIAVVAALVLARRGGGRNLLLQIGSNLPVR; this is encoded by the coding sequence ATGAACGACCTCATGACCGACTCCTTCGTCGCAGCCGCGGCCAAGGCGCAGCATGCCGGCGCGCCTGCCTcatccgccggcggcggcgacccggaGCTCCGCGCGTTCCTGGCCGAGGCGGACGCGGCTAAGGCCGAGATGGCCGCGCTGCGGGACGAGCTCTCCCGGCTGCGGACCGCGCACGAGGCGTCCCggaacgccgtcgccgtcggctccggcggcgggcgcgccgccACGCAGGCCGCGCTCGTCCAGCTCCTCGGCTCCGCGCGGCGCCTCCGGGCGCGCCTGGCCTCCATGGACCGCCGCGCGCCCGgccccgccgtccaggccgcgGCGGGGCTCCGCGGCCGCGTGCGCGACCTCACCGGGGACGTCCAGGCCCTCCGGCGCCAGGTCTCCGCCGAGCGGCGCGAGGACGCGGCCCGGCGgtacctcgccgtcgccggggacGCGCCCACCGAGGAGCAGCTGGACCGCCTCCTTGCCAACGCCGACGATTCCGACGCGGCGATGCGGGCGGCGCTGCTGTCcgccccggcggcggtggcggaggagcagcaggaggcggcgagggaggtggcggaggtggagcgCGGCCTCCTGGAGCTGCAGCATGTGTTCCTGGACAtggcggcgctggtggaggCCCAGGGCGCGCCGCTGGACGACATCGAGCGGCAcgtcgcggcggccgcgggcgacgTGGGCGCGGCCGAGGCGGAGCTGCGGGAGGCCCGGAGGTTGCAgggcgaggcgcggcggaggcgggtttTCCTGGCCAGCGGCCTCGCGGCACTGCTGCTCATCGCCGTAGCCATTGCTGTCGTGGCGGCGCTCGTGCTGgcacgcaggggcggcggcaggaaCCTTCTGCTGCAGATCGGCTCGAACTTGCCCGTGCGGTGA